In bacterium HR17, the following are encoded in one genomic region:
- the ccsA gene encoding Cytochrome c biogenesis protein CcsA, whose product MQVVWALFGWSAAVGYLLATAAVLLTLWQPRRRLPFNPLSVCFVAAGCHGLFIAEGVVTGWLRLNTPEAVAAALSGLLVASALWLWQVRKMEVPAAFLLPLAAVLVTFSSVGKPMYLPAHLRRDMLLVHVSLLMAGYFALMLAFGAAIAHLLTLWSLKRKRPLSFLQKLPPLEATEHLASRWVLVGLPLLTLGMMVGVVWAKWEGRPAWTDPKVFASLLTWAIFAAYLHARWVKRWEAAALHWLIVIGFALLLVTFLTVQHTLAA is encoded by the coding sequence TTGCAAGTTGTTTGGGCGTTGTTCGGTTGGTCGGCAGCCGTCGGTTATCTGCTGGCGACAGCTGCCGTGTTGCTGACTTTGTGGCAGCCCCGTCGGCGGTTGCCATTTAACCCGCTATCGGTGTGTTTCGTTGCCGCTGGTTGTCATGGATTGTTCATCGCGGAAGGCGTGGTGACGGGTTGGTTGCGATTAAATACACCGGAAGCCGTCGCAGCGGCGTTGAGTGGACTGCTCGTCGCCAGCGCCCTGTGGCTGTGGCAGGTACGCAAGATGGAAGTGCCAGCAGCGTTTCTGTTGCCGTTGGCTGCTGTCCTTGTCACTTTCAGCAGCGTCGGCAAACCGATGTATTTGCCCGCCCATTTGCGGCGGGACATGCTGTTGGTGCATGTCAGCTTGCTGATGGCGGGTTACTTCGCATTGATGCTGGCGTTTGGCGCTGCTATCGCGCATTTGCTGACGCTGTGGTCGCTAAAACGCAAACGCCCCTTGTCTTTCCTGCAAAAGTTACCCCCGCTGGAAGCGACGGAACATTTAGCCAGTCGCTGGGTGCTGGTCGGGTTGCCGCTGTTGACTTTGGGCATGATGGTCGGCGTCGTTTGGGCGAAATGGGAAGGACGCCCCGCATGGACTGACCCGAAAGTGTTTGCATCGTTGCTGACTTGGGCAATTTTCGCCGCTTACTTGCACGCCCGCTGGGTCAAGCGCTGGGAAGCGGCGGCGTTGCACTGGTTGATTGTCATCGGGTTCGCTTTGTTGCTCGTCACTTTTTTGACCGTTCAGCACACTCTGGCAGCGTGA
- the uvrA gene encoding UvrABC system protein A, which translates to MGAERFIVVRGARQHNLKNIDLALPKEKLIVITGISGSGKSSLAFDTLYAEGQRRYVESLSAYARQFLGRLDKPDVDFIEGLSPAISIDQKAMHHNPRSTVATVTEIYDYLRLLFARVGTPHCYKCGRPIVRQTPEQIVDQILSLPVGTRIHVLAPIVRGRKGTYGHLFEEIRRQGFVRVRVDGQVMTVDEALKAQLDRYKQHWIEIVVDRIVVKPEVRSRLHDSVETALKAGQGVAIVQLVNGTEDTGQGAQQAATAQKNSPSVPRPKSPNNELIFSEHFACPECGINIPELQPRNFSFNSPYGACPECDGLGTKAEFDPDLIIPDKNLSVADGAIVPWKLYISNYKKEILKAVAQAYGFSVHTPIKNLTKEQLNALLYGTDRPVRVSYVNRYGRRRTITTYFEGVIPILQEDYRDGDDEWREELRKFMALRPCPACKGARLKPESLAVTVRAATQPKSPLPFPADDPQEWDAGQGTWGERNNGNPPCELVWRWNIAQVCQLSVKEALQWLDTLRLTEKERTIAHQILKEIRNRLQFLMDVGLDYLTLNREASTLAGGEAQRIRLATQVGSGLTGVLYILDEPSIGLHPRDNERLIGTLKKLRDMGNTVIVVEHDEETIRSADFIVDLGPGAGEHGGYVVATGTVEDIERCEQSLTGQYLSGRRKIPVPTVRRQPKGQWLVVKGARQHNLKNITARFPLSLFICVTGVSGSGKSSLIVDILYKALARKLHGATELPGNYDEIFVWDEGRKARGEVQRWVDKVINIDQSPIGRTPRSNPATYTGVFTHIRELFASTREAKARGYKPGRFSFNVKGGRCEACQGEGYIKVEMHFLPDVFVPCEVCKGKRYNRETLEVTYRDKNIADVLDMTVDEALAFFEHVPSIKRILQTLHDVGLGYIKLGQPATTLSGGEAQRVKLASELCRRATGRTLYILDEPTVGLHFYDVERLLNVLHRLVDMGNTVIVIEHNLEVIKTADWVVDLGPEGGEQGGEVIAEGPPEIIAATPHSYTGQFLRQVLAADRKGATASAS; encoded by the coding sequence ATGGGTGCTGAGCGGTTCATTGTCGTCCGTGGGGCACGGCAGCATAACTTGAAAAACATTGACCTTGCGCTGCCCAAGGAGAAACTCATCGTCATCACGGGCATATCGGGGTCAGGCAAGAGTTCGCTAGCCTTTGACACGCTTTACGCTGAAGGGCAGCGGCGGTATGTGGAGAGCCTTTCCGCTTACGCCCGTCAGTTTTTGGGGCGATTGGATAAGCCTGATGTGGACTTCATTGAGGGGCTCTCGCCCGCCATCAGCATTGACCAAAAGGCGATGCACCACAACCCCCGCTCAACGGTCGCGACGGTCACGGAGATTTACGACTACCTGCGCCTGTTGTTCGCCCGCGTAGGAACCCCTCATTGCTACAAATGCGGCCGCCCGATTGTCCGCCAGACTCCTGAGCAAATCGTTGACCAAATTTTGAGCCTGCCCGTAGGGACGCGAATCCATGTGCTTGCGCCCATCGTGCGCGGACGCAAGGGCACTTACGGGCATCTGTTTGAGGAAATCCGCCGTCAAGGGTTTGTGCGGGTGCGTGTGGATGGGCAGGTGATGACTGTGGATGAAGCGCTGAAGGCGCAACTGGACCGCTACAAGCAGCACTGGATTGAAATCGTGGTGGACCGCATCGTCGTCAAACCGGAGGTGCGGTCACGGTTACATGACTCTGTAGAAACGGCACTCAAAGCAGGACAAGGGGTCGCCATCGTGCAGTTGGTCAATGGCACGGAGGACACGGGGCAAGGGGCGCAACAAGCGGCAACAGCGCAAAAAAATTCGCCTTCTGTCCCGCGTCCTAAGTCCCCAAACAACGAGTTGATTTTTAGCGAGCACTTTGCGTGCCCTGAATGCGGCATCAACATTCCCGAACTGCAGCCCCGTAACTTCAGTTTCAACAGCCCCTACGGTGCTTGTCCTGAATGTGACGGCTTGGGGACAAAGGCGGAATTTGACCCCGACCTCATCATCCCCGACAAAAATTTGTCCGTCGCTGACGGAGCGATTGTGCCGTGGAAACTTTACATCAGCAACTACAAAAAGGAAATCCTGAAAGCCGTCGCTCAGGCTTACGGCTTCAGCGTTCACACGCCCATCAAAAACCTGACCAAAGAGCAACTCAACGCGCTCCTTTACGGCACCGACCGTCCCGTGCGTGTCAGTTATGTCAACCGTTACGGGCGCCGTCGGACGATAACGACCTACTTTGAGGGGGTCATCCCGATTTTGCAAGAAGATTACCGCGACGGGGATGACGAGTGGCGAGAAGAGTTGCGCAAGTTCATGGCGTTGCGCCCGTGCCCTGCGTGCAAAGGGGCGCGGTTGAAGCCAGAGAGTCTGGCGGTCACCGTCCGCGCCGCGACACAACCCAAATCACCCTTGCCTTTCCCTGCCGACGACCCGCAGGAATGGGACGCGGGACAAGGGACATGGGGCGAGAGAAATAACGGTAACCCGCCCTGTGAACTCGTTTGGCGATGGAACATCGCACAAGTTTGTCAACTGTCGGTCAAAGAAGCGCTGCAGTGGTTAGACACTTTGCGGCTGACGGAGAAAGAGCGCACCATCGCCCACCAAATCCTGAAGGAAATCCGCAACCGCTTGCAATTCCTCATGGATGTCGGTTTAGATTACCTGACCCTTAACCGTGAGGCATCCACGCTGGCAGGCGGTGAAGCGCAACGCATTCGGTTGGCGACGCAGGTCGGTTCGGGGCTGACGGGCGTGCTTTACATCTTGGACGAACCGTCTATCGGGTTGCACCCGCGCGATAACGAGCGGCTCATCGGGACACTCAAAAAGTTGCGCGACATGGGCAACACGGTCATCGTCGTGGAACACGATGAGGAGACCATCCGCAGCGCCGACTTCATCGTGGACCTCGGACCGGGCGCAGGTGAACATGGTGGCTATGTCGTGGCAACGGGCACCGTTGAAGACATTGAGCGCTGTGAGCAATCTCTCACAGGGCAATACTTATCGGGCAGGCGGAAGATTCCTGTGCCAACGGTGCGACGGCAACCGAAAGGGCAATGGCTTGTCGTCAAAGGGGCGCGCCAACACAACCTCAAAAACATCACCGCCCGCTTCCCGCTCAGCCTGTTTATCTGCGTGACGGGCGTTTCGGGTTCAGGCAAAAGCAGCCTGATCGTGGACATCCTTTACAAAGCCCTTGCTCGCAAGTTGCATGGAGCGACGGAGTTGCCCGGCAACTACGATGAAATTTTTGTCTGGGATGAAGGGCGGAAGGCGCGGGGCGAAGTTCAAAGGTGGGTGGACAAGGTCATTAACATTGACCAATCGCCTATCGGACGGACACCCCGCAGCAACCCCGCCACTTACACGGGTGTGTTCACGCATATCCGTGAACTGTTTGCGTCCACACGGGAAGCGAAAGCGAGAGGTTACAAGCCAGGTCGGTTCAGTTTCAATGTCAAAGGTGGACGGTGCGAAGCCTGTCAAGGCGAGGGTTACATCAAGGTGGAGATGCACTTTCTGCCCGATGTGTTTGTGCCGTGCGAAGTGTGTAAAGGTAAGCGCTACAACCGTGAGACGCTGGAAGTGACTTACCGCGACAAAAACATCGCTGATGTGCTGGACATGACCGTTGATGAAGCCCTCGCCTTCTTTGAACATGTGCCCTCCATCAAGCGCATCTTGCAAACGCTGCACGATGTCGGACTGGGCTACATCAAACTGGGTCAACCAGCGACGACGCTGAGCGGCGGCGAGGCGCAACGGGTCAAATTGGCGAGCGAACTGTGCCGGCGGGCAACGGGACGGACACTTTACATTCTGGACGAGCCGACGGTCGGGCTGCACTTTTACGATGTGGAGCGGTTACTCAATGTGCTCCATCGGCTTGTGGACATGGGCAACACGGTCATCGTCATTGAGCACAACTTGGAGGTCATCAAGACCGCCGATTGGGTCGTTGACCTTGGACCCGAAGGCGGCGAGCAAGGTGGGGAAGTCATCGCTGAAGGTCCGCCTGAAATCATCGCTGCAACGCCTCACAGTTACACGGGGCAGTTTTTACGGCAAGTGTTAGCAGCCGATCGCAAGGGAGCAACAGCGTCCGCGTCATAA
- the rnhB gene encoding Ribonuclease HII, producing the protein MRQERWTKGRVMEQLREWVAKGRTVVGIDEAGRGPLAGPVVAAAILLPPAPSPLHDLLFTEPPLLQDSKKLTPQEREQAVRWLKRCGACFAVGKASPAEIDRLNIRRATLLAMRRAVQRLQHKTVGCSIDLALVDGDALGDLGVEAVFVIDGDEVCPLISAASIIAKVARDRVMVAYDRRYPHYGFAQHKGYPTRQHLEALRRFGPCPIHRRSFAPMRIHADDRP; encoded by the coding sequence ATGCGGCAGGAACGATGGACGAAAGGGCGAGTGATGGAGCAATTGCGAGAGTGGGTCGCAAAAGGACGCACAGTGGTGGGCATAGATGAAGCCGGGCGGGGTCCATTGGCAGGTCCTGTTGTGGCAGCGGCGATTTTGTTGCCACCGGCACCGTCGCCTCTGCACGATTTACTGTTCACAGAACCGCCGCTGCTGCAGGACAGCAAAAAACTGACGCCGCAAGAGCGAGAGCAAGCGGTCCGTTGGCTCAAACGCTGCGGGGCGTGCTTTGCCGTCGGCAAAGCGTCGCCAGCGGAAATTGACCGCTTGAACATTCGCCGAGCGACATTGTTGGCGATGCGGCGAGCGGTGCAGCGTTTGCAGCACAAAACGGTTGGGTGCTCCATTGATTTGGCGCTAGTGGACGGGGATGCTTTGGGGGATTTGGGTGTTGAAGCGGTGTTCGTCATTGACGGCGATGAAGTGTGCCCGCTCATCAGCGCCGCCAGCATTATCGCCAAAGTCGCTCGCGACCGCGTGATGGTCGCCTACGACCGTCGCTACCCGCACTACGGGTTCGCCCAGCACAAGGGTTATCCGACCAGGCAGCATCTAGAGGCACTCCGCCGCTTCGGCCCTTGCCCCATCCATCGTAGAAGCTTTGCCCCGATGCGGATCCACGCGGACGATCGCCCGTGA
- the cysG gene encoding Siroheme synthase, translating into MAEALLPVMLRIAGKRCVVVGGGEVAAQKVRQLLECGADILIVSPALNDELQTLARQGRICWLPQPYDPAALNGAFLVFACTDDNEVNRRVFADCQARQIWCNVVDVPELCSFFMPSILRRGDLVIAVSTSGNSPAFARQVRLFLEGIVGDEFGRLVALLGELKDAMRQTLPTFEQRRKFIERVWQSEIWAHLQESDGDAARQCLRQCLTAVAQRDARDGETQGCEG; encoded by the coding sequence GTGGCAGAAGCGCTGTTGCCTGTTATGCTCCGCATCGCGGGCAAACGCTGCGTCGTTGTCGGGGGCGGAGAAGTCGCCGCGCAAAAGGTGCGGCAACTGTTGGAATGTGGCGCCGACATCCTGATCGTTAGCCCCGCACTGAACGACGAATTGCAGACATTGGCGCGGCAGGGACGCATCTGTTGGTTGCCGCAGCCGTATGACCCGGCAGCGCTGAATGGCGCTTTTTTGGTGTTTGCGTGCACCGACGACAACGAGGTCAACCGTCGCGTGTTTGCCGATTGCCAAGCCCGACAGATTTGGTGCAATGTCGTGGATGTGCCCGAACTGTGCTCCTTCTTCATGCCGTCCATCTTGCGGCGGGGCGATTTGGTCATCGCTGTCTCTACTTCGGGCAACAGCCCCGCTTTTGCGCGCCAGGTGCGGTTGTTTTTGGAGGGCATCGTTGGCGATGAGTTTGGTAGGTTGGTCGCGTTGCTGGGCGAATTGAAAGACGCGATGCGCCAAACGCTGCCGACCTTTGAACAGCGGCGCAAGTTCATTGAACGCGTTTGGCAAAGCGAAATTTGGGCGCACCTGCAAGAGAGCGACGGAGACGCTGCCCGCCAATGTTTGCGCCAATGCTTAACAGCCGTCGCACAACGCGATGCACGCGATGGCGAGACGCAAGGCTGTGAAGGGTGA
- the resA_3 gene encoding Thiol-disulfide oxidoreductase ResA, translating to MEKDFWQTYKDKGVVIIGIAVWAEGDPFQRAKEFASKHKLTYTVLVDASEDGKVAQLYGVEGVPTNVVIGKDGKIRYLQAGFDEEGLKRSIEEALK from the coding sequence TTGGAGAAGGATTTCTGGCAGACCTACAAGGACAAGGGGGTTGTCATCATCGGCATCGCGGTTTGGGCAGAGGGTGACCCCTTCCAGCGCGCTAAAGAGTTCGCCAGCAAACACAAACTTACCTACACCGTTTTGGTGGATGCCAGTGAAGACGGTAAGGTCGCCCAACTCTATGGCGTGGAGGGTGTGCCGACGAATGTCGTCATCGGCAAGGACGGCAAAATCCGCTACCTGCAAGCGGGCTTTGACGAGGAAGGGCTCAAACGATCAATTGAAGAGGCTCTCAAGTGA
- the trxB_1 gene encoding Thioredoxin reductase, protein MVVPVSWGLKLELPESDPYDVVVIGGGPAGLTAAIYAARARLKTVVLDKHPKAGALGMTNRIENYPGIPQPISGTALLDILRQQAIQFGAEYRQAQVTSVDLLKDPKEVVSSAGTFYGRTVIIATGSMGHKPSIPGEAQFIGKGVSYCAVCDAPFFAGKDVAVIGDNDEALEELEFVSRFAKTVYLISPHRTPKATPELVERAKKLPNVVWRMGHRVVAIEGDEQVTGVVVERDGQRETVPVVGVFIYLTGTKPVTDFLNGQVELTPEGCIKVDPTTKRTNVPGVFAIGDVTCKEIRQAVVAAAEGAIAALEADKFLRQRSKARSDWAR, encoded by the coding sequence ATGGTGGTGCCCGTGAGTTGGGGGTTGAAACTGGAATTACCCGAGAGTGACCCTTACGATGTCGTCGTCATCGGTGGAGGACCAGCGGGATTGACGGCTGCCATCTATGCGGCACGGGCTCGGTTGAAAACCGTCGTGCTGGACAAGCATCCCAAAGCCGGCGCTTTAGGCATGACCAACCGCATTGAGAACTACCCGGGCATTCCGCAACCGATCAGCGGCACCGCACTGCTGGATATTCTGCGGCAACAGGCGATACAATTTGGGGCTGAGTATCGGCAAGCGCAAGTGACCAGCGTGGACTTGCTCAAAGACCCGAAAGAAGTGGTCAGCAGCGCCGGCACTTTTTACGGGCGCACCGTCATTATCGCGACGGGTTCCATGGGACACAAACCTTCTATCCCCGGTGAGGCACAATTCATCGGCAAAGGTGTAAGTTATTGCGCCGTTTGCGACGCCCCCTTTTTCGCAGGCAAGGATGTGGCGGTCATCGGCGACAACGATGAAGCGTTAGAAGAGTTGGAGTTTGTGAGCCGTTTTGCCAAGACCGTTTACCTGATCAGCCCTCACCGCACCCCCAAAGCAACGCCCGAACTCGTTGAGCGGGCGAAAAAGTTGCCCAATGTCGTTTGGCGTATGGGTCATCGCGTCGTCGCCATTGAAGGCGATGAGCAAGTGACCGGAGTCGTCGTGGAACGCGATGGGCAGCGCGAAACAGTGCCCGTCGTAGGCGTCTTCATCTACCTCACTGGCACAAAGCCGGTCACAGATTTCCTCAACGGGCAAGTGGAGTTAACGCCTGAAGGGTGCATTAAAGTGGACCCTACGACGAAGAGGACAAACGTGCCTGGCGTGTTCGCCATCGGCGATGTGACTTGCAAAGAAATTCGGCAGGCGGTGGTCGCCGCCGCTGAGGGGGCTATCGCCGCCTTGGAAGCCGACAAGTTCCTGCGCCAGCGCTCCAAAGCCCGCTCTGATTGGGCGAGATGA
- the ahpF gene encoding Alkyl hydroperoxide reductase subunit F gives MALLSERDRKKLQEFFNSHMVRPVKLVLFTQAQRLVWTPWSQPCQFCKETEQLVRELVDLSPLIAADIHDFDRESALAERYSVDKVPALIVSDESGRSNIRYFGIPAGMEFTALIEDIVMVSQGKTNLSADVQAKIRAVDRPVHIQVFVTPTCPYCPRAVRIAHQFALENPRITADMVEATEFPDLAERYRVLAVPKVVINDKVSFEGALPEHLFALYVLKAVDQLGRDDADEFEAVDRQLRAMRGDAEDERYHHDEFEHEHHFHRYEH, from the coding sequence ATGGCGCTGTTGAGTGAACGCGACCGCAAAAAGTTGCAGGAGTTTTTCAACAGCCACATGGTGCGCCCCGTCAAACTCGTCCTGTTCACGCAGGCGCAACGCCTCGTCTGGACGCCTTGGAGCCAACCGTGCCAATTCTGTAAGGAGACAGAGCAACTGGTGCGAGAATTGGTAGACTTATCGCCCCTGATTGCGGCGGACATCCACGACTTTGACCGCGAAAGTGCGTTGGCGGAGCGTTACAGCGTTGATAAAGTCCCCGCGCTCATCGTCTCCGATGAGAGCGGACGCTCCAACATCCGCTATTTCGGAATCCCTGCCGGCATGGAGTTCACGGCGTTGATTGAGGACATCGTGATGGTCTCGCAGGGCAAAACGAACTTGAGCGCTGATGTGCAGGCGAAAATCCGAGCCGTTGACCGACCTGTGCACATCCAGGTGTTCGTCACCCCGACTTGCCCTTACTGCCCCCGCGCCGTTCGCATCGCCCACCAGTTCGCGCTGGAAAATCCACGCATCACTGCCGATATGGTTGAAGCGACTGAATTTCCTGATCTGGCAGAGCGCTACCGCGTCCTTGCTGTCCCAAAGGTCGTCATCAACGACAAAGTGAGTTTTGAAGGGGCGTTGCCAGAGCACCTGTTCGCCTTGTATGTCCTGAAAGCCGTTGACCAACTCGGTCGCGACGACGCCGACGAGTTTGAAGCCGTTGACAGGCAGTTGCGGGCGATGAGGGGCGATGCGGAAGACGAGCGTTATCACCACGACGAATTTGAGCATGAACACCACTTTCACCGCTACGAACATTGA
- the hemA gene encoding Glutamyl-tRNA reductase: MRLLVVGINHKVAPVEVREKVAFADEQLPAAYEHFRRRGAAEVVLLSTCNRSEVYIAVEGPLSERELVAWWTAFFGLPADELAERFYAYRDHEAARHLFRVACGLDSMMLGETQILGQVKGALETAQRFNAVGAYLGELFRRAIKVGKRARTDTAISKGAMSVGGAAVELARRIFADLRTCTVLLIGAGKMGTDTAKALVQAGAKQLLVCNRTLARAQELAQRLSGQVVPFERLNEQLAYADIVVASTAATRFVLTQPMVAEAVRRRRYRPLFLIDIAVPRNIEPTVGDLDSVFLFDIDDLEQVVQEFLEERRKEVPKVEALIESELRHFAVWLGERKAKPLIVQLLQDAQKQTEQAMRELVDELPDLTEAQRNAVAAKMRALAMRLLSRPLNQLKRLAHTDGILEVAHRLFVSDESSPSETKSQAE; encoded by the coding sequence ATGCGCCTGTTGGTAGTCGGCATCAATCACAAGGTCGCGCCCGTGGAAGTGCGGGAAAAGGTCGCCTTTGCTGACGAGCAATTGCCCGCCGCTTACGAGCATTTTCGGCGGCGGGGAGCGGCAGAGGTCGTTTTGCTCTCCACTTGCAACCGCAGCGAAGTTTACATCGCCGTTGAGGGACCGCTGAGCGAACGGGAACTCGTGGCGTGGTGGACGGCGTTCTTCGGTTTGCCCGCCGATGAGTTGGCGGAACGCTTTTACGCTTACCGTGACCACGAGGCAGCGCGCCACCTCTTTCGGGTCGCTTGCGGGTTGGACTCTATGATGCTGGGGGAGACGCAGATTTTGGGGCAAGTCAAAGGGGCGTTGGAAACTGCCCAACGGTTTAACGCGGTCGGAGCCTACTTGGGGGAACTGTTCCGCCGCGCCATTAAGGTCGGCAAACGCGCCCGCACGGACACGGCGATCAGCAAAGGGGCGATGTCGGTCGGTGGCGCCGCCGTTGAACTGGCGCGCCGCATTTTCGCGGATTTGCGCACCTGCACGGTGCTGCTAATTGGTGCGGGCAAAATGGGCACGGATACCGCCAAAGCGCTGGTGCAAGCGGGGGCAAAGCAGTTGCTCGTTTGCAACCGCACCCTTGCCCGCGCCCAAGAGTTGGCTCAACGGCTGAGCGGTCAAGTCGTGCCGTTTGAACGACTCAACGAGCAACTTGCCTACGCCGATATCGTGGTTGCATCCACGGCTGCCACGCGGTTCGTCTTGACCCAACCGATGGTCGCTGAGGCAGTCCGCCGCCGTCGTTACCGTCCGCTCTTTCTGATTGACATCGCTGTGCCCCGTAACATTGAGCCAACGGTCGGTGATTTGGACAGCGTGTTTCTGTTTGACATTGACGACTTGGAGCAAGTCGTGCAGGAGTTTTTGGAGGAGCGCCGCAAGGAAGTCCCGAAAGTGGAGGCGCTCATTGAATCTGAGTTGCGCCACTTCGCCGTTTGGTTGGGCGAGCGCAAAGCCAAACCGCTCATCGTCCAATTGCTGCAGGACGCACAAAAACAGACGGAGCAAGCGATGCGCGAACTTGTTGACGAACTGCCTGACCTGACCGAAGCCCAGCGCAACGCCGTCGCCGCAAAGATGCGGGCGTTGGCGATGCGGTTGCTGAGCCGACCACTTAATCAACTCAAGCGGTTAGCCCACACCGATGGCATCCTTGAAGTGGCGCACCGGCTTTTCGTGTCCGATGAGTCATCACCGTCAGAAACAAAGTCACAGGCTGAATAG